The Tripterygium wilfordii isolate XIE 37 chromosome 5, ASM1340144v1, whole genome shotgun sequence genome window below encodes:
- the LOC119998714 gene encoding CDPK-related kinase 7-like, with protein sequence MGLCHGKPIQNPENQLNNLTISSESDPPLNSRSNKSSNFPFYSPSPLRSVFKNSPAISSVTSTPLRLFKRPFPPPSPAKHIRSLLARRHGSVKPNEASIPEGTEGEIGLDKNFGYSKQFLSHYELGEEVGRGHFGYTCSARAKKGNLKGQDVAVKVIPKSKMTTAIAIEDVRREVKILRALTGHKNLVEFYDAYEDDESVYIIMELCEGGELLDRILSRGGKYSEEDAKIVLVQILSVVAFCHLQGVVHRDLKPENFLFTTKEENSTLKAIDFGLSDYVKPDERLNDIVGSAYYVAPEVLHRSYGTEADMWSIGVIAYILLCGSRPFWARTESGIFRAVLKADPSFDEAPWPSLSPEAIDFVKRLLNKDYRKRLTAAQALSHPWLANHHDLKIPLDTIVFKLARAYTCSSSLRKSALGALAKTLTISQLAYLREQFTLLGPTKNGFISMQNFKTAMVRNSTNAMKDSRVLDYVQMVGSIQYRKLDFEDFCAAAISVHQLEGMDCWEQHASRAYELFEKDGNRPIMIEELASELGLSPSVPVHVVLQDWIRHTDGKLSFLGFVRLLHGASSRAFQKA encoded by the exons CGCTGAATTCCCGCTCTAACAAGTCCTCAAACTTCCCCTTCTACAGCCCAAGTCCTCTCCGAAGTGTCTTCAAGAACTCGCCGGCGATATCGAGCGTGACCTCCACTCCACTACGCCTGTTCAAACGCCCCTTTCCGCCTCCATCTCCGGCCAAACACATACGTTCATTGCTTGCCCGAAGACACGGCTCTGTCAAACCCAACGAGGCATCAATCCCAGAGGGAACTGAGGGAGAGATCGGTTTGGACAAGAATTTTGGGTATTCTAAACAGTTTCTGTCACATTATGAGCTTGGTGAAGAAGTGGGGCGTGGGCATTTTGGGTATACTTGCTCTGCCAGAGCCAAGAAAGGAAATTTGAAGGGCCAGGATGTGGCTGTCAAAGTTATCCCAAAATCTAAG ATGACCACCGCTATTGCTATCGAGGATGTAAGACGAGAGGTGAAGATATTACGGGCTTTGACAGGACATAAGAACCTAGTAGAGTTCTATGATGCCTATGAGGATGATGAGAGTGTTTATATCATAATGGA GTTGTGTGAAGGTGGTGAACTATTGGATAGAATACTCTCGAG GGGTGGAAAATACTCGGAAGAAGATGCAAAGATTGTTTTGGTTCAAATATTAAGTGTCGTTGCCTTCTGTCATCTCCAAGGCGTGGTTCACCGTGACCTCAAGCCGGAG AATTTTCTTTTTACTACCAAAGAGGAGAATTCTACTTTGAAGGCAATTGATTTTGGACTCTCTGACTATGTTAAGCCTG ATGAAAGACTCAATGACATTGTGGGAAGTGCATATTATGTAGCTCCTGAGGTTCTGCATAGATCATATGGGACAGAGGCAGACATGTGGAGTATTGGTGTGATAGCTTATATTCTTTTATGTGGGAGCCGACCATTTTGGGCAAGGACGGAATCTGGCATCTTCCGAGCTGTCCTTAAGGCAGATCCAAGCTTTGATGAAGCTCCTTGGCCATCTTTATCCCCTGAGGCAATAGATTTTGTGAAGAGATTGTTAAATAAGGATTACCGGAAGAGACTAACTGCAGCTCAGGCTCTGA GTCATCCATGGCTTGCCAATCATCATGACCTAAAGATACCATTGGACACGATAGTTTTTAAGCTTGCACGAGCTTATACATGCTCTTCTTCTTTACGAAAATCAGCGCTGGGG GCTCTTGCAAAGACTCTAACCATATCTCAGCTAGCTTATCTCCGGGAACAGTTTACATTGTTAGGGCCAACCAAAAATGGTTTCATTTCTATGCAGAACTTTAAAACG GCAATGGTGAGGAACTCCACAAACGCCATGAAGGATTCCCGGGTCCTTGATTATGTCCAGATG GTTGGTTCCATTCAGTACAGAAAACTAGATTTTGAAGATTTTTGTGCAGCTGCCATAAGTGTGCATCAGCTGGAAGGAATGGATTGTTGGGAGCAACATGCGAGTCGTGCTTACGAGTTGTTTGAGAAAGATGGAAACAGACCTATTATGATAGAAGAACTTGCCTCG GAACTTGGGCTGAGCCCCTCGGTACCTGTTCATGTAGTTCTTCAGGACTGGATTCGACACACTGATGGAAAGCTGAGTTTCTTGGGTTTTGTAAGACTTCTCCACGGTGCTTCCTCGCGCGCATTTCAGAAGGCTTAA
- the LOC119998715 gene encoding uncharacterized protein LOC119998715 codes for MATINKTLKLKSKPRSPILTLFFFLAAIALLCLFSSLVSTNEFSFSSTKTTLQNLVNLGNKNSRTHVFPDKVLYWGNRIDCPGKHCESCEGLGHQESSLRCALEEAMLLNRTFVMPSRMCINPIHNKKGILHSSDNASSQERWAANSCAMDSMYDIDLISQTVPVIVDNSKMWHRVLSTSMKLGARGIAHVEGVSRVDLKENRRYSNILLINRTASPLSWFMECADRKNRSSIMLPYSFLPTMAAPKLRDAANKVKALLGDYDAIHVRRGDKIKTRKDRFGVERTLHPHLDRDTRPEFIMRRIEKWVPPGRTLFIASNERTPGFFAPLSVRYKMAYSSNFSHIIDPLIENNYQLFMIERLIMTGAKKFIRTYKEDDTDLSLTDDPKKNTKNWQIPVYTMDEEGS; via the exons ATGGCGACAATTAACAAAACCCTAAAGCTCAAATCAAAACCCAGATCCCCAATTCTCactctcttctttttccttgCTGCCATTGCCTTGCTCTGTTTGTTTTCCTCTCTGGTTTCCACTAATGAGTTCTCCTTTTCGTCTACAAAGACCACGCTACAAAACTTGGTGAATCTCGGCAACAAGAATTCGAGAACCCATGTCTTCCCTGATAAGGTATTGTACTGGGGAAACAGGATTGATTGCCCTGGCAAGCATTGCGAGTCCTGTGAAGGACTGGGTCATCAGGAATCTAGCCTCCGGTGCGCCCTTGAAGAGGCTATGCTCTTAAATAG AACTTTTGTGATGCCTTCTAGGATGTGTATCAATCCAATACACAACAAGAAGGGGATTCTTCATAGCTCCGACAATGCAAGTTCACAGGAAAG GTGGGCAGCAAACTCCTGTGCCATGGACTCTATGTACGACATTGACCTCATATCCCAAACTGTACCTGTCATTGTAGACAATTCAAAAATGTGGCACCGGGTATTATCTACAAGTATGAAGTTGGGAGCTAGAGGGATTGCTCACGTGGAAGGGGTCTCTAGAGTTGATCTCAAAGAGAACAGACGCTACTCAAATATCTTGCTCATAAATCGAACAGCAAGTCCTCTTTCATG GTTTATGGAGTGTGCGGATCGGAAGAATCGTAgttccataatgttgccatattcATTTCTCCCCACTATGGCAGCACCCAAATTAAGGGATGCAGCAAACAAG GTCAAGGCTCTTCTTGGCGATTATGATGCCATCCATGTCCGTCGGGGTGACAAAATAAAAACCAGGAAGGACAGGTTTGGGGTTGAAAGGACCCTACATCCTCATCTGGATAGGGACACACGTCCAGAGTTTATTATGCGCAGGATTGAAAAATGGGTCCCGCCAGGACGAACTCTTTTTATTGCTTCAAATGAGAGGACTCCTGGTTTTTTCGCTCCTCTATCAGTTAG GTACAAGATGGCATATTCTTCGAATTTCAGCCATATAATCGATCCCTTGATCGAGAACAATTACCAGTTGTTCATGATCGAGAGGCTAATCATGACGGGCGCCAAAAAATTCATCAGAACGTACAAAGAAGATGATACAGATCTCAGCCTGACTGATGATCCGAAGAAGAACACCAAGAACTGGCAAATACCTGTTTATACCATGGACGAAGAGGGAAGCTGA